One Gloeothece verrucosa PCC 7822 DNA window includes the following coding sequences:
- a CDS encoding tetratricopeptide repeat protein: MDEARLQPYVNLIEQLLNCPQGDEPKILQAVEELLDGKLLQVMEYSAARLEEQGDKNNADKLRNWVLSLGEYLSPQEVNIEEYLGFLQEVLQAEYESNSDPAVVYPILERHQHLLDDTFAQVLQQWARNVFSEKNTEEAATIAKVMQNLCNKIAQFPRGSRANNLEIAITGYRTLLEPYTREAFPEQWAMIQINLGNAYGNRIRGDRAQNLESAIVAFKQSLEVFTLEAFPEQWAMIQNNLGSSYNKRIRGERVENLELAIAAFNCSLKVCSREAFPEQWATTQNNLGNAYSERIKGERANNIELAIAAYNQSLEVYTREAFPYEWARSQNNLGTAYGERIRGKKANNIELAIVAFNRSLEVYTREAFPSEWARSQNNLGITYLYRILGERAENLEKAIAALHRSLEVYTRDAFPEDWARIQNNLGAAYKNRNRGDEAENIERAISCYQESLKVRTINAFPIDWATTQNNLGNAYSSRIKGDKAENIELAITCYQEALKIYTREGFPMDWAETQYNLGNTFKELFKLLGKVEDITQAITAYKQARLIFQEIEDEQLFLDCLYQLSKALLEGGYYTEAIENLKICQQSHQEKKNIKSLAPILFDLAYLYHRTGRLEQSRLYFKDSLRLFRRLDDKENIASVTIALGNLEIQIGQISQALTHLKEAEKFYLENHNRERLQEINYLLDIIQSS; this comes from the coding sequence ATGGATGAAGCTAGATTACAACCTTATGTTAATTTAATTGAACAATTACTCAACTGCCCCCAAGGTGATGAACCTAAGATCCTGCAAGCTGTTGAGGAATTGCTTGATGGGAAATTATTGCAGGTGATGGAATACTCTGCGGCAAGGTTGGAGGAACAAGGAGATAAAAATAATGCGGACAAGTTGCGGAATTGGGTGCTTTCTTTGGGGGAATATCTCAGCCCTCAAGAGGTAAATATTGAGGAATATCTGGGGTTTCTCCAAGAGGTATTACAAGCAGAATATGAAAGTAATAGTGATCCTGCGGTAGTTTATCCGATCTTAGAACGCCACCAACACCTGTTAGATGATACCTTTGCCCAAGTGTTGCAACAATGGGCGAGAAATGTCTTTTCTGAAAAAAATACAGAAGAGGCGGCGACGATTGCAAAGGTGATGCAAAATTTATGTAATAAGATTGCACAATTTCCTAGGGGTAGTCGGGCTAATAATCTGGAAATTGCTATTACAGGTTATCGCACTCTGTTAGAACCATATACCCGTGAAGCCTTTCCAGAACAATGGGCTATGATACAAATTAATCTGGGGAATGCTTATGGTAATCGCATTAGAGGAGACAGGGCACAGAATCTAGAGTCAGCTATTGTTGCTTTTAAACAGTCTTTAGAAGTATTTACCCTTGAAGCCTTTCCAGAACAATGGGCAATGATACAAAATAATCTGGGAAGTAGTTATAATAAGCGCATTAGAGGCGAAAGAGTAGAGAATCTGGAGTTAGCTATTGCTGCTTTTAATTGCTCTTTAAAAGTTTGTAGCCGTGAAGCCTTTCCAGAACAATGGGCAACGACACAAAATAATCTGGGGAATGCTTATAGTGAACGCATTAAAGGGGAAAGGGCTAATAATATAGAGTTAGCTATTGCTGCATATAACCAGTCTTTAGAAGTATATACCCGTGAAGCCTTTCCTTATGAATGGGCAAGGTCACAAAATAATCTAGGCACTGCTTATGGTGAGCGCATCAGAGGGAAAAAGGCTAATAATATAGAGTTAGCTATAGTCGCTTTTAACCGCTCTTTAGAAGTATATACCCGTGAAGCCTTTCCTTCTGAATGGGCAAGGTCACAAAATAATCTGGGGATTACTTATCTATATCGCATTCTTGGGGAAAGGGCAGAGAATCTAGAAAAGGCGATCGCAGCCTTACACCGGTCTTTAGAAGTATATACCCGTGATGCTTTTCCTGAAGATTGGGCTAGGATACAAAATAATCTGGGCGCTGCTTATAAAAACAGAAATCGTGGAGATGAGGCAGAGAATATAGAAAGGGCGATTTCTTGTTATCAGGAATCTTTAAAAGTTCGTACTATTAATGCTTTTCCTATTGATTGGGCAACCACTCAAAATAATCTAGGAAATGCTTACAGTAGCCGCATTAAAGGAGACAAAGCCGAAAATATAGAGCTTGCTATTACCTGTTACCAAGAAGCTTTAAAAATTTATACTCGTGAAGGTTTTCCTATGGACTGGGCAGAGACACAATATAATTTAGGGAATACTTTTAAAGAACTTTTTAAACTTCTTGGAAAAGTAGAAGACATTACACAAGCAATTACAGCCTATAAACAAGCGCGATTAATCTTTCAAGAAATAGAAGATGAGCAATTATTTCTCGATTGTTTATATCAGTTAAGCAAAGCTTTATTAGAAGGAGGATATTATACAGAAGCCATTGAAAATCTAAAAATCTGTCAGCAAAGCCATCAAGAAAAAAAAAATATCAAAAGTTTAGCCCCAATTTTATTCGATCTTGCTTATCTCTATCATCGGACTGGCAGACTAGAACAATCAAGACTTTATTTTAAAGATTCTTTGCGCCTATTTCGTCGTTTAGATGACAAGGAGAATATTGCTTCTGTTACTATTGCCCTGGGAAATTTAGAAATACAAATAGGACAGATTTCTCAAGCTTTGACTCATTTAAAAGAAGCAGAGAAATTTTATCTAGAAAACCACAATCGTGAACGGCTACAAGAAATTAACTATCTACTAGACATAATACAATCTTCTTAA
- a CDS encoding exosortase-dependent surface protein XDP2 — protein MNQFLAKAFNLPTTTVSLSIAAVFFNLSATAATFTPFSFVTNVTASPNLSSNPNLLNDPTLDVRLDSVSWGGITVNNFEVVSTGRVLQNDTYFNTADGNTYGILHSGHGPNTESDPLVEEGPAKPNPSDLDIANSLGNLNLNSLLVTRENGNTASIEVSFANPVNTFFFWERGGTPGSSVAGDSDLLVEALSDDGSTVLATYKILRANYTKAGYNISTIVPPVLNNGPFNIGSIGISLGDITTKTLRLTSTNNNLGAANGDNGPDFKVVAANVTVPEPGSLMALLLATVLGGLHKSKNWKSD, from the coding sequence ATGAACCAATTTTTAGCCAAAGCATTTAACCTTCCTACCACCACAGTTTCTCTATCTATCGCGGCGGTATTTTTTAATTTGTCGGCAACGGCAGCCACATTTACCCCCTTTTCTTTTGTTACCAACGTTACAGCCAGTCCTAATCTCTCTTCTAACCCTAACCTTCTCAATGATCCCACCCTAGATGTCCGCCTTGATTCGGTTAGTTGGGGTGGGATCACCGTCAATAATTTCGAGGTGGTTAGCACCGGCAGAGTGCTTCAAAATGATACTTACTTTAATACAGCCGATGGCAATACTTACGGGATTCTTCATTCAGGACATGGACCGAATACCGAAAGCGATCCTTTAGTTGAAGAAGGTCCGGCTAAACCCAACCCTAGTGATCTTGACATTGCTAACTCTTTGGGAAATTTAAACCTCAATAGTCTTTTAGTGACTAGAGAAAATGGAAATACAGCCAGTATCGAAGTTTCTTTTGCCAATCCGGTAAACACCTTCTTTTTTTGGGAGCGTGGGGGAACCCCAGGAAGTTCGGTTGCCGGAGATAGCGATTTACTCGTCGAAGCCCTCAGTGATGATGGCTCTACGGTTCTAGCAACTTATAAAATTTTAAGAGCCAACTATACTAAAGCCGGCTACAACATCAGTACGATAGTGCCTCCAGTTCTTAATAATGGACCGTTCAATATTGGCTCAATCGGCATCAGTCTCGGTGACATCACCACCAAAACACTACGATTAACTAGCACCAATAATAATCTTGGTGCTGCTAATGGTGATAATGGACCAGATTTTAAGGTAGTAGCAGCTAATGTCACCGTTCCCGAACCCGGCTCACTCATGGCTTTGCTACTAGCTACTGTACTAGGAGGACTTCACAAGAGCAAGAATTGGAAATCAGACTGA
- the recD2 gene encoding SF1B family DNA helicase RecD2 — protein sequence MNLQDSSVPYRCQAPESLTGVVERITYHAEESGYTVARLQSPRAKELVTVVGNFANIQAGQTLQLKGVWKNHPQYGQQFEVQQYTETKPATLTGMEKYLGSGLIKGVGPVTAKRIVAHFGLETLEIIENKTQRLIEVPGIGKKRVVMIQKAWETQKAIKEVMVFLQGHGVSTTYAVKIFKQYGANAIATVTDNPYQLADDIYGIGFLTADKIAYNVGVSPWSKYRYKSGILHVLSQAAEDGHCFLPQPELMKLSAELLSNGEHEAEIESISAIIDEMGQQQALMVEKGEGGMPLCYKPAFFYTEENLAQLLRQQLSHPVEVDLPRVRNWIERFTQSRGISLSPQQLEAVEMAASSRVMVLTGGPGTGKTFCTRTIVALWKAMGKKIGLAAPTGRAAQRMGEVTGLEAKTLHRMLEFDPATMGFKRDKDNPLPYDAIVVDETSMLDLFLAHSLLKAIPPQACLLLVGDVDQLPSVGPGKILADLIDSVKIPIVRLSQIFRQASSSAIIRAAHQINGGQYPKLEPISDAPQSDCLWHNGGTEPEHGVMVVCELIRDFIPRQGFNPVTDVQVLCPMTRGAVGTRNFNQVLQQLINPPSPDKPEVSRGGMTFRVGDRVIQLKNDYEREVFNGDLGMVAAIDPVEQELTICFDGREVVYDFADLNEVALAWSISIHKSQGSEYPVVLLPIYTSHYIMLSRNLIYTGLTRAKKLAIVIGSSKAIGMAVRQVNQQERYTRLKERLTGLK from the coding sequence ATGAATCTCCAAGACTCCTCAGTACCCTACCGATGTCAAGCACCTGAATCTCTCACCGGCGTGGTAGAACGCATTACCTACCACGCCGAAGAATCGGGTTATACCGTCGCTCGGCTACAATCCCCCAGAGCAAAGGAATTGGTGACGGTAGTGGGCAACTTCGCTAATATTCAAGCCGGGCAAACCCTCCAGCTTAAAGGAGTGTGGAAGAATCACCCCCAATACGGTCAGCAGTTCGAGGTTCAGCAGTACACTGAAACGAAACCCGCTACCCTCACAGGTATGGAGAAATATTTGGGAAGCGGCTTAATTAAAGGAGTCGGCCCCGTTACCGCTAAACGGATTGTGGCACACTTTGGTTTAGAAACTTTAGAAATCATCGAAAACAAGACTCAAAGGCTGATAGAAGTCCCAGGCATCGGCAAAAAGCGGGTTGTTATGATTCAAAAAGCCTGGGAAACTCAGAAAGCCATCAAAGAAGTTATGGTTTTCTTGCAGGGGCATGGAGTTTCTACCACTTACGCTGTCAAGATTTTTAAGCAGTATGGAGCAAATGCGATCGCTACTGTCACAGACAACCCTTACCAACTAGCAGATGATATTTATGGGATCGGTTTCCTGACCGCCGATAAAATTGCTTATAACGTGGGTGTTTCTCCCTGGTCGAAGTATCGTTATAAGTCGGGAATCTTGCACGTTTTAAGCCAAGCTGCCGAGGACGGACACTGTTTTTTACCTCAACCCGAATTGATGAAGCTATCAGCAGAACTCCTCAGCAACGGAGAACATGAAGCCGAAATAGAATCGATTAGTGCCATTATTGACGAGATGGGACAACAGCAAGCCTTGATGGTAGAAAAAGGAGAAGGAGGGATGCCTCTGTGCTACAAACCGGCTTTCTTTTACACTGAGGAAAATCTCGCTCAATTACTACGACAACAACTTTCACACCCGGTTGAAGTTGATTTGCCCCGTGTCAGGAATTGGATAGAACGTTTTACTCAAAGTAGAGGAATTTCTCTTTCTCCCCAACAGCTTGAAGCGGTAGAGATGGCGGCTTCCTCACGGGTAATGGTTCTTACGGGGGGTCCAGGGACGGGAAAAACCTTCTGTACCCGTACTATTGTGGCTTTATGGAAAGCGATGGGTAAGAAGATTGGGTTAGCCGCTCCTACTGGACGAGCAGCACAGAGAATGGGGGAGGTAACGGGTTTAGAAGCTAAGACTCTCCACAGAATGCTCGAATTTGACCCCGCTACTATGGGGTTTAAACGGGATAAGGACAATCCCCTGCCCTACGATGCTATCGTAGTGGATGAAACTTCAATGCTGGATTTGTTTCTGGCTCATTCGTTGTTAAAAGCGATCCCACCACAAGCTTGCTTGTTGTTAGTAGGGGACGTGGATCAGTTGCCCAGTGTGGGACCTGGAAAAATCTTAGCTGACTTAATTGATTCGGTGAAAATTCCCATCGTGCGTTTATCCCAAATTTTCCGTCAAGCATCTTCGAGTGCTATTATCCGCGCTGCACATCAAATTAATGGAGGACAATATCCCAAATTAGAACCAATTAGCGATGCTCCGCAATCAGATTGTCTTTGGCATAATGGTGGAACTGAGCCAGAACATGGGGTAATGGTGGTTTGTGAACTCATCCGTGATTTTATTCCCCGTCAAGGTTTCAATCCTGTAACTGACGTACAGGTACTTTGTCCGATGACGAGAGGTGCAGTGGGGACGCGCAATTTTAACCAAGTTCTTCAGCAATTAATCAACCCCCCTAGTCCCGATAAACCCGAAGTTTCCAGAGGGGGGATGACTTTCCGAGTGGGAGATAGAGTGATTCAACTGAAGAATGATTATGAGAGAGAAGTGTTTAATGGGGATTTAGGAATGGTAGCGGCTATTGATCCAGTTGAACAAGAACTAACTATCTGCTTTGACGGACGAGAAGTGGTTTATGATTTTGCCGACCTCAATGAAGTAGCTTTGGCTTGGTCGATTTCCATCCATAAAAGCCAAGGGTCAGAGTATCCAGTGGTTTTACTGCCGATTTACACCAGTCATTATATAATGCTCTCTCGAAATCTTATTTACACAGGGCTGACTCGTGCTAAGAAATTGGCTATTGTCATTGGGTCTTCTAAGGCCATAGGGATGGCGGTGAGGCAAGTGAACCAACAAGAGCGTTATACAAGGTTGAAGGAACGCCTGACGGGGTTAAAATGA
- a CDS encoding ribbon-helix-helix protein, CopG family, whose amino-acid sequence MARTSKDKTISIRLSQTMLEALDARAVLDEKDRAQVIREAIAKHLEIDEDEIQEKLTYLEESVNKLQNEYQQDRKKTEALGKRVDEMSRLVAYCIERLPSGKT is encoded by the coding sequence ATGGCAAGAACCAGCAAAGATAAAACAATTTCAATTCGACTGTCTCAGACCATGTTAGAGGCATTAGATGCCCGTGCTGTCTTAGACGAAAAAGACAGAGCGCAGGTGATACGAGAAGCAATAGCCAAGCATCTCGAAATAGATGAAGATGAAATTCAAGAAAAACTTACTTATTTAGAAGAAAGCGTTAATAAACTCCAAAATGAATATCAACAAGATAGAAAAAAAACGGAAGCATTAGGAAAACGAGTAGATGAAATGAGTCGTCTAGTCGCTTATTGTATTGAACGCTTGCCATCTGGCAAAACTTAA
- a CDS encoding DEAD/DEAH box helicase: MGHPFIPRDWQERFVRQYQTNPKKNTLLEGCTAAGKTGGSLFTFVSLKSTLDWSIVVVVTPSEHLRKQYAQDAYNLFGLNLYYSGTDNRLKGLPSPDDLLKEGYHGIVISYQWLTKGQNAQDLAKALEKNLAGKVFVILDEVHHASHELSFGQACEIAFRDHIVSHRLMTSGTPFRSDNNMILGNWLNYEQIADNTYECKPDFRYTLADALRDEIIPSFSFVTLEGEFKYSRGKATYDGQTFGNATTEQQLRDALNTAIMVDGGWVKEAILWAHRNMKRDRVKELPECATYVRVPNIAAARQMKERIKSLTGEEALVVVSKEEYDSNLSAFFKSKEDSSQLIEAFASETGQGARSWIIGVNMLGEGVSIKRLKYRIHATNICAPLSFMQDLGRLLRLFPSQEECEAVQTLIPAHPLLIQLAIDVLNEVAHIVCKPDVTDNSDDEDDDTGDFEGESDGDGEPSTPSESNFIPLASTGEMGAQIVDGEEITTEYANIAEWAIENKDIGKNWSKTPAHFARMLMNEKGLFDWLHSEYQQDVNSRISSEATTNEEIPEGFPSEYSTWLPDKKVDYARKQVNKKVYQLACLLYPRASDEERKEHLKQIHTIAKRRNRIPLKKFIGYQSWEIIYLWLIDRIAHARDLKGTEDL; this comes from the coding sequence GTGGGTCATCCATTTATTCCTAGAGACTGGCAAGAACGGTTTGTTAGGCAATATCAAACTAATCCTAAGAAAAATACATTACTTGAAGGTTGCACAGCAGCCGGGAAAACCGGTGGCTCATTGTTTACATTCGTTTCACTGAAAAGTACCCTAGATTGGTCAATTGTGGTTGTTGTGACTCCATCAGAGCATCTAAGAAAACAATACGCCCAAGATGCTTATAATCTTTTTGGCTTAAATCTCTATTATTCAGGAACTGATAACCGACTAAAGGGATTACCAAGCCCAGATGACTTATTGAAAGAAGGTTATCATGGCATTGTCATTAGTTACCAATGGTTAACGAAAGGGCAAAATGCTCAAGATTTAGCCAAAGCATTGGAGAAAAACCTAGCAGGTAAAGTCTTTGTCATTCTTGATGAAGTTCACCATGCCAGTCATGAGCTTTCTTTTGGACAAGCCTGTGAGATAGCTTTTCGAGATCATATTGTATCCCATCGCCTCATGACTTCTGGTACTCCCTTTCGTTCCGATAACAACATGATTCTGGGTAACTGGTTGAATTATGAACAAATTGCCGACAATACCTATGAGTGTAAACCCGATTTTCGTTATACTCTAGCAGATGCCTTAAGAGATGAGATTATTCCGTCCTTCTCCTTTGTCACCCTTGAAGGAGAGTTCAAATATAGTCGGGGTAAAGCCACTTACGATGGACAAACTTTTGGCAATGCGACGACAGAGCAACAGTTAAGAGATGCGCTAAATACAGCCATTATGGTGGATGGTGGTTGGGTTAAAGAAGCCATTTTGTGGGCGCACAGAAATATGAAACGTGACCGCGTTAAAGAGCTTCCTGAATGTGCCACTTATGTCAGAGTTCCAAATATTGCAGCAGCCCGTCAGATGAAAGAACGAATTAAAAGTTTGACAGGCGAGGAAGCGTTAGTCGTTGTGTCCAAAGAGGAGTATGACTCTAATTTAAGTGCTTTTTTCAAATCCAAAGAAGATTCTAGCCAACTCATAGAAGCATTTGCTTCAGAAACAGGACAAGGGGCGCGTTCTTGGATTATTGGTGTGAATATGTTAGGTGAAGGAGTTTCCATCAAACGTCTCAAATATCGAATTCACGCTACTAATATTTGCGCTCCTTTATCTTTTATGCAAGATTTGGGGCGTTTATTACGTCTTTTCCCCAGTCAAGAAGAGTGTGAAGCAGTACAAACCTTAATTCCTGCTCATCCTCTTCTAATTCAATTAGCTATAGATGTGCTTAATGAAGTTGCTCATATTGTTTGCAAACCGGATGTCACCGATAATAGCGATGATGAAGACGATGATACGGGAGACTTTGAAGGAGAGTCAGATGGAGATGGAGAACCATCAACCCCCTCCGAATCTAACTTTATTCCCCTTGCATCAACAGGTGAAATGGGAGCGCAAATCGTCGATGGAGAAGAAATTACCACAGAATATGCCAATATTGCCGAGTGGGCGATTGAAAACAAGGATATTGGCAAAAACTGGAGTAAAACACCAGCCCATTTTGCTCGAATGTTGATGAACGAAAAAGGTTTATTCGATTGGTTACATAGTGAATATCAACAAGATGTTAATTCAAGAATTTCTTCTGAGGCGACAACAAATGAAGAAATTCCAGAAGGGTTTCCCTCAGAATACTCTACTTGGTTGCCAGATAAAAAGGTAGATTATGCTCGAAAGCAGGTCAATAAAAAAGTTTATCAATTAGCCTGTCTTCTATATCCTCGCGCCAGCGATGAAGAAAGGAAAGAGCATCTTAAACAGATTCATACTATAGCTAAACGAAGAAATCGAATCCCACTTAAGAAATTTATTGGTTATCAATCATGGGAAATCATTTATCTATGGTTGATAGACCGTATTGCTCATGCACGAGATTTAAAAGGAACGGAAGATCTTTAA
- a CDS encoding BRO-N domain-containing protein has product MSDLIVFGFENQDVRFVGTPDKPEWVAQDVCTVLEIKRTSDTLRNFDDDEKGTVTIRTLGGEQEFLTVTEPGLYRLIFKSRKAVAKRFQRWIFHEVLPSLRRTGSYSINQSKEPPKALIAARAINEINELVVDISPRLAQYLIDHTISEVLEQAALPGTTEILRGVVEIAEEMGLPVSAQNRSQLGRFVKNSPVGQLAIPEKRLVNGTMREVQCYPDTEAVRNIIRSFFS; this is encoded by the coding sequence ATGTCAGATCTTATTGTTTTCGGATTTGAAAACCAAGATGTTCGTTTTGTGGGTACTCCCGATAAGCCCGAATGGGTAGCCCAAGATGTCTGTACCGTCTTGGAAATCAAACGAACAAGTGATACTCTAAGAAATTTTGATGATGACGAAAAGGGTACGGTTACTATACGTACCCTTGGTGGTGAGCAAGAATTCTTAACTGTAACCGAACCTGGACTCTATCGTTTGATTTTCAAATCCCGTAAAGCTGTAGCCAAAAGATTTCAACGCTGGATATTCCATGAGGTTCTTCCTTCGCTCCGACGCACGGGAAGCTACAGCATTAACCAAAGCAAAGAGCCACCAAAAGCCCTAATTGCTGCACGGGCTATTAACGAGATTAACGAGTTAGTCGTCGATATTTCCCCTCGCCTGGCTCAATATCTCATCGATCACACGATTTCAGAAGTCCTCGAACAAGCCGCCTTGCCGGGGACGACGGAAATATTACGCGGAGTCGTGGAAATAGCGGAGGAAATGGGTTTACCCGTGAGCGCTCAAAACCGTTCCCAACTTGGTCGTTTTGTCAAAAATTCACCAGTTGGTCAATTAGCCATCCCTGAAAAGCGGCTAGTCAACGGGACAATGCGAGAAGTTCAGTGCTACCCCGACACTGAGGCGGTTCGTAATATCATCCGTTCCTTCTTTTCTTAA
- a CDS encoding helix-turn-helix transcriptional regulator → MTYFVGKQEVSQHLKLSATTLKRYRLQGLLVEGIHWVRLNSRCIRYNLDLLQDWLQNRDDPIAHQRAIEIYQASLLSNQKKPRKK, encoded by the coding sequence ATGACTTATTTTGTTGGTAAACAAGAGGTTTCTCAACATTTAAAGCTCAGTGCAACCACACTCAAGCGATATCGGCTACAAGGGTTGCTCGTAGAGGGAATTCATTGGGTTCGTCTTAACAGTCGGTGTATCCGTTACAATCTTGACCTCCTTCAAGACTGGCTTCAAAATCGTGACGATCCAATCGCTCATCAACGGGCAATAGAAATTTACCAAGCTAGTTTGTTGAGCAATCAAAAAAAGCCCAGAAAAAAATGA
- a CDS encoding site-specific integrase, producing MQAPTGKKASKGTVSIEDFQGRLRLRWRFEGKRYALSIGLPDSKVNRKVAQQKATVIELDMASGNFDATLKKYKPHIQSTSQLTVVTLFEKFMDSKAKALLPTSLDKYRATLGYLKSLFPNQLASTIDVKDAEKFLEWINNRGVSPIVCRERLILIRAAWQWGIKQQYLDTNPWIDMVSRVRVPPKQRPKPFSSEEIKAIIDAFRTDQYYSYYADYVEFLFRTGCRTAEAIGLRWKHLNDDCSSVWIGESLTRGVRKSTKTNRERTITLTPKLQQILLARRPANPDPEGLVFTSSKGGAIDDHNFRNRAWVSILQQLGLNYRKPYNTRHTFISHALDKGMNPVEVAQLTGHDVQTLYENYAGVVNSRPRLPEL from the coding sequence ATGCAAGCTCCAACTGGCAAAAAAGCCTCTAAAGGAACTGTCTCCATAGAAGACTTCCAGGGTCGGTTACGTCTAAGATGGCGCTTTGAAGGCAAACGTTACGCTCTCTCCATCGGATTGCCTGATTCTAAAGTCAACCGTAAAGTCGCACAACAAAAAGCAACGGTGATCGAACTCGATATGGCTTCTGGTAACTTTGACGCGACTTTAAAAAAATATAAACCTCATATTCAAAGCACTAGCCAACTTACCGTAGTCACTCTCTTTGAAAAATTTATGGATAGTAAAGCTAAGGCATTACTTCCAACAAGCCTGGACAAATATCGAGCTACCCTTGGATATCTAAAATCATTGTTTCCAAACCAATTAGCCTCTACAATTGATGTAAAAGATGCTGAAAAATTCCTTGAATGGATAAATAACCGAGGTGTTTCGCCAATTGTCTGTCGAGAACGTCTTATTTTAATTCGGGCTGCTTGGCAATGGGGTATAAAACAGCAGTATTTAGATACTAATCCTTGGATAGATATGGTTTCTAGAGTTCGAGTGCCCCCTAAGCAAAGACCTAAACCCTTTTCCAGTGAGGAAATAAAAGCAATCATTGATGCTTTTAGAACCGATCAATATTACAGTTATTATGCTGACTATGTAGAATTTCTCTTTAGGACAGGTTGTCGTACCGCAGAAGCGATTGGCTTGCGATGGAAGCATCTTAATGATGATTGCAGTTCTGTATGGATTGGCGAGTCTTTAACTCGTGGTGTCAGAAAAAGCACGAAAACCAATCGTGAGCGGACTATCACCCTCACTCCTAAATTACAACAAATACTTTTAGCGAGGCGACCTGCAAATCCCGATCCTGAAGGGTTAGTATTTACCTCTTCCAAAGGAGGTGCAATCGATGATCACAACTTTAGAAACCGAGCTTGGGTAAGTATTTTGCAGCAACTTGGTTTAAATTACCGTAAACCTTACAACACGCGACATACTTTTATATCTCATGCTTTAGATAAAGGAATGAATCCCGTAGAAGTTGCTCAACTAACAGGCCATGATGTTCAAACGCTCTATGAAAACTATGCTGGTGTGGTAAATAGCAGACCTAGATTACCCGAATTGTAG